A genomic window from Lotus japonicus ecotype B-129 chromosome 1, LjGifu_v1.2 includes:
- the LOC130715452 gene encoding mini zinc finger protein 3-like, with translation MRKNKVVETRRQEPVTVSRTTVQYLVCLNNHVVDHGQPIFDGCQEFMASGEHRAAALTCAVWGCQRGYHKKLVHVEVNLGDSGCSHESSTSGR, from the coding sequence ATGAGGAAGAATAAGGTGGTTGAGACTAGACGACAAGAACCCGTAACTGTGAGCAGGACAACTGTTCAATATTTGGTGTGTCTGAATAATCATGTTGTCGATCATGGACAACCTATATTTGATGGATGTCAAGAATTTATGGCTAGCGGAGAACACAGAGCTGCTGCTCTGACATGTGCAGTTTGGGGATGCCAAAGGGGGTACCACAAGAAACTTGTACATGTTGAAGTGAATTTGGGTGACAGTGGTTGTTCTCATGAGTCATCAACAAGTGGACGTTGA